The stretch of DNA acaacaacaacaagagcaacagcaactggatCTGGAGGCCGAGGCAGGAGCAGTCGGCGGTGTTGGCAATGAACCAACTTCCGCGaagaagcagctggaggaccAACTGCACGCTCTCACCTCCGACGAGCTCTACGAGACTCTCAAGGAGTACGATGTTTTGCAGGACAAGTATCACACAGTCCTACTGCTGCCCAAGGAGTCGAGGGTAGGTCCACAAGAGATCTGATGCCCTGAAGCGCGCATCACTAACagctttcctttctcttttaGCGCGAGGTGACTGCCGGAGGACGTGACGGCTCTGCGTACGTGCTACGCTGCCTGAAGATGTGGTATGAGCTGCCATCTGATGTCCTGTTCTCGGCTATGAGCCTGGTGGATCGCTTTTTGGACCGCATGGCTGTCAAGCCCAAGCACATGGCCTGCATGAGCGTGGCCTCCTTCCATTTGGCCATCAAGCAGCTGGACTTGAAGCCCATACCTGCCGAGGATCTGGTTACAATATCTCAGGTGGGTTTTCTTGTCAACTCTCGAGTCTATAAGGAGCAGCATTTCATGGTGTATTCTTTGATTCAGTGTGGTTGTACCGCTGGCGATCTGGAACGCATGGCTGGCGTGATTGCCAACAAGCTGGGTGTCCAGATGGGACATGCACCGATCACATCCGTAAGCTACCTGCGCATCTACTATGCCCTCTTCCGCAATCTGGCGAAGGAGATTGGCGGCGATTTCTTCAAGTTCTTCCAGCAGCTGATTAAGCTGGAGGAGCTCGAGAACCGTCTGGAGATCCTGTTGTGCGACGTGAAGACCACCGTCATTACGCCCTCAACTTTGGCTCTGGTGCTCATCTGCCTGCATCTGGACTTCCACATCAAGGAGTCGTATACCCGCGGCAGTCCCGAATTGAAGCACGTCTTTGAGTATATTCTCTTCCTGCAGCAATACATGAGGGTGAGTGTCTGTCTAGACAACGCGACATTAAGAGATTGGAATGTATTTCTAATGATTTGTAATTGTTGCAGATTCCCGATCGCGTTTTCACCTGCGGCTTTAGCATTGTTTCGGGCATTCTGTCCCATTACAATGGTCAGAACAAGGCGCCCTACAAGCAACGGCTTGTCTGGAAGTTGTCCAGTCGCACGCTGCGCGTCTTGCGCCCAATCAATCGTTTCTCCTCCGACCTGCCCACCATTGAGGAAGGCATTTCCAATGCCCTTGACGATGGCCTGCGTTCAAGGTGAGTTTCTCAGTTCTATTAACAAACATTTCCCCTGCAAGGTTGGCCCTTTCCTGCCTTGATCTTTCTAACGGAAGACCTCACTTTTCCCCTGCAAAACCTGGCCatagaaattgtatttttagtgCCTTCTTTTTATGGTttgacacactcacacatttctagtatttatatgtatttgcgATCCTAATATGTAAGCAAAATGTAGCGATGACGATCTGAACTGAACGTTTTTTTGGCGTAAACAAGTTTCTAGAATATTAGCGATTCCATTATCAGGCACGGCAcccaaaaaatcaacaacaaaacagcctATGGGTGTCATGAGACTTGTTGGCTCGTTCGACCAGCCGTCTCCGCCCCGCCCCCACACCTCTGCTCCCGCCCATAGACCTCTATGTATAGTATGtaggtgtgtgcgtgcgcgtgtatacgtttgttttttgttatttttcggCAACAATCTTATCGAAATGAAATAACAGCGGCACACGCACATAAACCCCGCCTGTCCGTTCCCGTAGAAAGTCCAAAGCGAGGGTAGACAAAAGAGTAACGGGGGTAGCAAGCgagaggagagcaggagaagctCGTTATAGGAAAACAGAGTAGTGATGAAAGCATAGAGAGTGCTCTGATAGAACCAAAATACTTATATTGCTCAAATTCTCGGTAGCTTTTACGTAACTTTGTATATTTTGATCAGACATTCTTCGCAGATCTTTTCACATTTTAGATGCGTATGTAGATGATGGTGTTTATGTGTTTGCCATAGcctgttttttttgcactctttcATCACTAGTGTCGTCTGCTTCCCGCTCGCAATGATATAACAACACACCCAAACAGACAGCTGTTGGATGTGTTTGTCCTTGAATTCTAGCAATGAACTTAGAATGCATGTTCAATGTCATTGAATGtattccttctttttttgtattttctattttatttgctaGCTTTCTTTGTGTGTTGCCTTTTCTCTTAATTGCTATCTTATCTTATACTTTAGtcaaacgttttttttttgcgagcCATTCGTTAGTCATAAACATTTAGAAAGTTCAATGCACTATTTGGAGGCGACTTTTGTATTCGGGAATATTGCACTTGGCAAATAATCAGCTGATACGAATCGAGTGGGTTGTGTGGGGCGGAGACCttcaacttgaacttgaacagGGTCCCTCCATATAATTAATTGCCCCGCTTTCGATCAATCaaattttattgcataatGAACAAATATTGAACTATTTTTCCCTACTCTTTTTTTGCAATCTTTGCAGAACCGAGAGTATTAGCtctgaggaggaggaagatTGGCCAACTTCACCCATAATTCCAATATTCGAACAATGTTAGTATCCAGCCACTCAGCAGCACCCCACACTGCAAGATAACAGCTGGAGCAGGATTAAGCCACGAAACGGAGACGACGGAAACGCACTCGACGGGCAcatcacacacagagacacagacatcAAATGGAGCCGCCATCTTCCTGGAAtgcaaggcagcggcaggagctgcagcagcaaaacacacaaacatatccCACTGCATTGGAAAAGCGAACAAAGGataagctgcagcagcaacaacaacaaccaactgctgttgcatttgcgtgtgtgtggtgtgtgtacCGTCAGTGTGTTGTGGATTGGATTGAGTGAGCGTttcgtgtgcgtgcgtgcatagagagagagaagagaggtgattgagagagtgtgtgtatattttgctAAACTGCATCATAATTCTTTTggcatacacatatatattattaCCGCTGGTTCTAACATTTAAGAAACAATTGAGTTTTAGGCGAAGCCAAAAAAGGAGAGAGGCAGCAAAGTAGCACCCCCCATGTCTCCCCTTTTGCCAGAACAGGTTGCCAGAGAAGCGTCACTAGGCGCGCCCGTTAGAGAGGCAAccattttttcaatttatttgcggcagacaaaaaaatacgtgaaaaaaaatcaaaagcaaaaaaaaaaattacaaaaaaaacaaaacaaaaacgaatgcTGCGGACCATCATACAAAAGATTGATGCCGTTCCGGATCATTATTTGAGATCAGAGAGAAGGAGGAAACGATTGCAGAGTTgccagccccaaaaaaacacaaaaccagactctggaatgggaatgcaattttttggtggtaaccgcaaaaaaaaatatatcaaaaaacaaaacattacaaaaaaacatcaaaatcatcaaacacacaaaaaaccaattagTTTTAAAAACTTTATGTTCTCCCCATGTTTGTGCTGCTCTTATCAGTTCTGTTATAAAATCCCAACCCCCAATCAAAGGacccacaaaaatacaaacaaaaaaatcataaaatcttaaaaaaaaagtacaaaaattcTCTACGTATAGACAGACCTAAACTTTAAGGtagcagaaaacagaaaccgatCAGATGCGATATCCATAATTTTAGCCGcgctcaaaaaaacaaaaaagatgaaagaaaaactatacaaaaacataATTCGCCGCCTATATCAACTAAGAACTCTTAACAATAACAATaccaattaaattaaatcaattatgCAAGGAGAAAATCCACGATATTGTACCAGTAGTGTGTGTCTAGTAGATTTTTCTCTGtataacaaaaaagaaacaaacaaaaccaaacaaaaaccatttgCCGCccgaaaagaaaactgaaaatctTTCATTATCATGGTGGAATCAACAATTATTAGACAGCttcaaacaatcaatcaaaacaATTGATGCTTGGAAATGAGTATAAACACGGTGatcctttttttatattttactccTCCCCTACACAACCGTATacactttcttttttgttatataatattatttaatttattaaacgatatgtaaaaaaaaaaccatacaaaaaacaagacCAACAAACATATGTTGTAGTACATTAAATATCAACTAAATCCTAGTTTACGTAAACCAGCAAAAAATTCGAACCgcaacaaaaaccgaaattcAAATTAAGATTGAAGCGCGGCGAACTTTAAGCAGAAATTATGATGCATTATTTAGCAAGATgtacagagagacagcgagagataTGTGTAGAAGGAAGAGTAGAAAGGAGAGAAACGTGTGTGGAGAGCATAGACAGAcataaatgaaaagaaaaactaccGCAAATGGAGAAAAAGTTGATCAGagaaacataaaaacaattttcaaattttacaaattcttttttttaaacatcTTTCCCCCGATAAAGGGACTCACACATAGATTTATGTGCCTGCGATCCTTGGATCGACACTATTTctgtaaatttaaataaaatgcgaTTGCCACTGTGTCCTCCACAGTGGTAGACACTTTTCAATGAGTATTTACAACAAAATCCAATGTTTTAtttaactttgttttttgcgTGTGCATGTGccaagtgtatgtgtgtgtgtgtgtagcaaGACGTGGACCGGGATCAGCCGCCCCAAAATGCAGCTAACAACTCCAGCGAAATGTGAGTACCACCATCCATATACACAGCctcaaacacaacacaaaccgATGCATGACACTCggacaaatgtaaaataaaacttttggAATTTGctgtaaatattcatttgtttaaACGAACCCCAAGCAATCCTCAAGTTGTGCAATAGATTCGTATTCTCCCCCCTCTAGTATATTTATTTCCTCTTCTTGGCAATAACTCACTTTCGAGTAGCTTTGTTCAGCTATGAAATGGGAACACACCGTCGAACGTCAAGCGCTGAAAATACGAGTAGGTGAAAGCAAAAACTTACTTTATTCACATATATTTAAGCGAGAGAGATAAATGTGTTCAATTGCCTGGCAAATCACCACAAgctgagaaaaaaaacaaacaaacaaaaacaacaacaagatgtGAAATCAACTTAAGCTTAGTCTAACTTTTTGTAAGGGCAAACTGACAAATAAGCGATAAATAATGATTAAGCCAAGCCGATGATACGGGAGCGGTGGATTAGAGCTAAGTTTTTTTAAAATGCCGTCGACTGCCACCACGCCACCATGTTCCCGCTGTGCGGCTGGTGGGCGGGCTGAGATTTCAAGAAAATACTTGCATGTATTTCGTATTTTTAAAACTAGCAAATTTTACATTGTATTTAGCGCGGAGttagttaaatatttgcaatcaAGAACAACACGAAAACAAAATCTCAATTATTATACAATTCATTTATGTTGATGgttcagaaaaaaaaacaccccTGTACTAAGATCCAACAAACATGTCTATTTATAGGTATTATTTTTAGTTGTCTCATTTCCCTCATTGGTGAAGTTTGAGCTTAATTTTTGCGAAAGCATTGGTTGAGGTTTAGCCTTAGGATTAGTTACGAATTTTAACCAGACGCGAAATGAATTCATTCTGTACATTATAAAccattcattttaatttattcgaAATCACGGCCTGCAATTAGGTTTTACTTtaaggaggaggagacagtCCCAAACAAATCATGAACAAATGGATCAttgtgtaaaaacaaaatgagatAATGTTGTTTgaaaacaactgaaaaatCGTGATTAAAATCATTGTACACAcattacaacaaataaatggaaaaaaaagtattattaAATCGTAACCAAAacttgttttctatttttatttggggcgaTCTTTTCAGCTCAATGGTCAACAAGTTTcccaatttgaatttgattgcGATAAGACGAAACCCTCGTTAGTCGATGAGCGCGGAAACCATTGCTACGATACTACATTTTCGTCCACAGTTGCACGGGAAGAAATTGACGGCACTCCAATAAAAAgtagtatttataataagccaaattgattcttcaatcggattaaattattgtttcagtgttaaaagtcttcgcaagctagtaatatcaaatagaacatcaacatcgaggaatatgactttagactacggtatatttttaaaatgagataGTATactttggtatatttttgaggaatgtgcggtatattttgtcgATTAGTCCGCGAAAACTAGggctgtcaaatatttaaaaaatatcatatcagtgatatattttgcttggaaaatatatcaaaataatataaaatatatcactgcaaaaatatcgatatatttcaaatttttttggttgtat from Drosophila subobscura isolate 14011-0131.10 chromosome O, UCBerk_Dsub_1.0, whole genome shotgun sequence encodes:
- the LOC117899341 gene encoding cyclin G gives rise to the protein MSVPVRYSAAAEYAADVVDCGLEDTQYQYQQQQQQLDHQQQPPTNHYEQEYQYQYQSQYQQEQDIEYYCQLEAVERQRQQQQLMQQRTSMSSSVMSGFALPPTSSSSNNNMDANSINAILVDDEQPSTSAQAAAASVLAGSVSAAGGLASVGGKLGNVMDHNAEMPTDWMRIADEGRYGTPGAAGLEYQKYDQQQQQEQQQLDLEAEAGAVGGVGNEPTSAKKQLEDQLHALTSDELYETLKEYDVLQDKYHTVLLLPKESRREVTAGGRDGSAYVLRCLKMWYELPSDVLFSAMSLVDRFLDRMAVKPKHMACMSVASFHLAIKQLDLKPIPAEDLVTISQCGCTAGDLERMAGVIANKLGVQMGHAPITSVSYLRIYYALFRNLAKEIGGDFFKFFQQLIKLEELENRLEILLCDVKTTVITPSTLALVLICLHLDFHIKESYTRGSPELKHVFEYILFLQQYMRIPDRVFTCGFSIVSGILSHYNGQNKAPYKQRLVWKLSSRTLRVLRPINRFSSDLPTIEEGISNALDDGLRSRTESISSEEEEDWPTSPIIPIFEQC